Proteins co-encoded in one Arachis stenosperma cultivar V10309 chromosome 7, arast.V10309.gnm1.PFL2, whole genome shotgun sequence genomic window:
- the LOC130940897 gene encoding 3-hydroxyacyl-[acyl-carrier-protein] dehydratase, mitochondrial, with product MFPIRSLISSKTPSLRQFSSATTPQVLRPGDILGQSRRFTEEDVIQYSKVSHDSNPLHTDPVAARDVGFEGPLVHGMLVASLFPRIISSHFPGAVYVSQSLNFKFPVYIGDHITGEVEATHLRENKNRYLAKFKTRCLKNGELLVIEGEATAILPTLTFEQEQCKDC from the exons ATGTTCCCCATTAGGAGTTTAATTTCCAGCAAGACTCCGAGTCTGAGACAGTTTTCGTCCGCAACAACTCCTCAAGTGCTTAGGCCTGGTGATATCCTAGGACAATCAAGACGTTTTACCGAGGAAGATGTCATTCAATACTCTAAAGTCAGCCATGATTCTAATCCTTTGCATACTGATCCTGTGGCTGCCAGAGATGTCGGATTCGAAGGTCCTCTCGTCCATGGGATGCTCGTTGCTTCTCTCTTTCCTCGCATCATCTCGTCACATTTT CCTGGAGCTGTTTATGTCTCTCAAAGCTTGAATTTTAAGTTCCCTGTGTATATTGGAGACCACATTACTGGTGAAGTAGAAGCAACACATctgagagaaaataaaaaccgATATCT TGCAAAGTTCAAAACAAGGTGCCTCAAGAATGGTGAACTGCTTGTTATTGAAGGTGAGGCTACAGCTATATTGCCAACACTGACCTTTGAACAAGAGCAATGTAAGGATTGCTGA
- the LOC130940896 gene encoding protein argonaute 4-like, giving the protein MDLFGSNGNDHEDSLPPPPPVPPDVVPAKAEEELPPEPPKKTRVPIARRGLASKGQKLSLLTNHFKVNVNNTEGEFYQYSVALSYEDGRPVEGKGAGRKVIDKVKETYDSELNGKDFAYDGEKTLFTVGSLARNKLEFTVVLEDVTSNRNNGNCSPEGHGSPNEGDRKRVRRPYRAKTFKVEISFAAKIPMKAISNALRGQETENYQEAIRVLDIILRQHAAKQGCLLVRQSYFHNDPKNFADVGGGVLGCRGFHSSFRTTQCGLSLNIDVSTTMIITPGPVVDFLIANQNVRDPYSLDWAKAKRTLKNLRIRTSPSNQEFKITGLSELPCKEQTFTLKTRGGADGEDTTEVTVYDYFVKQRNIELRYSGDLPCINVGKPKRPTYFPLELCDLVSLQRYTKALSTLQRASLVEKSRQKPQERMRVLNDALKTSNYASEPMLRSCGIQINNSFTPVEGRVLQAPRLKFGNGEDFNPRNGRWNFNNKKIVQPTKIERWAVVNFSARCDVNGLIRDLIKCGGMKGIIIDQPFDVFEEQNSNRRAPPLVRVEKMFELIQSRLPGAPQFLLCLLPERKNSDLYGPWKKKNLADFGIVTQCIAPTRVNDQYLTNVLLKINAKLGGLNSLLGVEHSPSIPIVSKAPTLILGMDVSHGSPGQSDIPSIAAVVSSRQWPLISKYRACVRTQSPKVEMIDNLFKKVSDKDDEGIIRELLIDFYSSSGKRKPDNIIIFRDGVSESQFNQVLNKELDQIIQACKFLDENWDPKFLVMVAQKNHHTKFFQPGSPDNVPPGTVIDNKICHPRNYDFYMCAHAGMIGTTRPTHYHVLLDEIGFSPDDLQELVHSLSYVYQRSTTAISVVAPICYAHLAATQMGQFMKFEDKSETSSSHGGLTAAGAVPVPQLPKLQDSVCNSMFFC; this is encoded by the exons ATGGATTTGTTCGGCTCAAATGGAAATGACCACGAGGATTCTCTGCCGCCACCACCACCCGTCCCACCAGATGTTGTGCCTGCCAAAGCAGAGGAGGAGCTTCCTCCTGAGCCACCGAAGAAAACCCGGGTGCCAATAGCCAGGCGCGGTCTAGCTTCAAAGGGTCAGAAGCTGAGTCTGTTGACCAACCACTTCAAAGTGAATGTAAACAACACTGAAGGGGAATTCTACCAGTATAGT GTGGCTCTTTCTTATGAAGATGGGCGCCCTGTGGAAGGAAAGGGTGCTGGAAGGAAAGTGATAGACAAAGTTAAGGAAACTTATGACTCAGAGTTGAATGGGAAGGACTTCGCCTATGATGGTGAAAAAACTTTGTTCACTGTTGGGTCTCTAGCTCGAAACAAGCTTGAGTTTactgttgttcttgaggatgtTACCTCAAACAG AAACAATGGAAACTGCAGCCCTGAAGGTCATGGAAGTCCCAACGAAGGTGATAGGAAGAGAGTGAGGCGCCCATACCGTGCCAAAACTTTCAAAGTTGAGATTAGCTTTGCCGCCAAAATTCCAATGAAAGCCATTTCCAATGCTTTACGCGGGCAAGAAACTGAGAATTATCAAGAAGCCATCAGAGTTCTTGATATCATCCTGAGGCAACATGCTGCCAAGCA AGGATGCTTGCTTGTGCGCCAATCCTATTTCCACAATGATCCAAAGAATTTTGCTGATGTAGGAGGGGGGGTTCTCGGTTGCCGAGGCTTCCATTCAAGTTTTAGAACCACTCAGTGTGGCCTGTCACTCAATATAG ATGTTTCAACTACCATGATTATTACTCCTGGGCCTGTGGTGGACTTTTTAATTGCCAATCAGAATGTGAGAGATCCCTATTCGCTTGACTGGGCAAAG GCCAAGAGGACACTTAAAAATCTGAGGATTAGAACTAGTCCCTCCAATCAGGAGTTCAAGATTACTGGTCTCAGTGAACTCCCATGCAAAGAGCAGAc TTTTACTCTAAAGACCAGAGGTGGAGCAGATGGTGAAGATACTACGGAAGTGACTGTATATGACTATTTTGTTAAACAACGCAATATAGAGCTCCGCTACTCTGGTGATCTTCCTTGTATCAATGTGGGAAAGCCGAAACGTCCAACATATTTCCCCCTTGAG CTTTGCGATTTGGTATCCCTGCAACGGTACACGAAAGCACTGTCAACACTTCAAAGGGCTTCTCTGGTCGAGAAATCCAGGCAAAAACCGCAGGAGAGGATGAGGGTGTTGAATGAT GCCCTCAAAACCAGCAACTATGCTTCTGAACCCATGTTGCGTAGCTGTGGTATTCAAATAAACAATAGTTTCACTCCAGTTGAAGGACGTGTTTTGCAAGCTCCAAGG CTGAAATTTGGGAATGGAGAAGACTTCAATCCTAGGAACGGAAGGTGGAATTTTAACAATAAG AAAATTGTCCAACCAACAAAGATTGAGAGGTGGGCAGTTGTTAACTTCTCTGCTCGCTGTGATGTGAATGGACTTATCAGGGACCTGATTAAATGTGGAGGAATGAAAGGAATT ATAATTGATCAGCCTTTTGATGTATTTGAAGAACAAAATAGTAACAGACGTGCTCCTCCGCTTGTCAGGGTGGAGAAAATGTTTGAATTGATTCAGTCTAGACTTCCTGGGGCTCCTCAGTTCCTGCTTTGTCTTCTGCCAGAGCGGAAAAACTCTGATCTTTATG GtccttggaagaagaagaaccttGCTGACTTTGGAATCGTTACCCAGTGCATTGCTCCAACAAGGGTCAATGATCAGTATTTGACCAATGTTTTGTTGAAAATAAATGCAAAG CTTGGTGGGTTGAATTCTTTGCTAGGTGTGGAGCACTCCCCTTCTATTCCTATTGTTTCAAAAGCTCCTACACTCATTCTTGGCATGGATGTGTCCCACGGCTCCCCAGGGCAATCTGATATTCCATCAATTGCTGCG GTGGTGAGCTCTAGACAATGGCCACTGATATCTAAGTACAGGGCATGTGTTCGAACACAGTCTCCCAAGGTCGAAATGATTGacaatttatttaagaaagtaTCTGATAAAGATGATGAAGGAATAAtcag gGAACTTCTCATTGACTTCTATTCAAGTTCCGGAAAGAGGAAACCtgataatataattatattcaG GGATGGTGTTAGCGAGTCTCAATTCAATCAAGTTTTGAACAAAGAACTTGATCAAATCATTCAG gcCTGCAAATTTTTGGATGAGAACTGGGATCCCAAGTTTTTGGTGATGGTTGCTCAGAAGAATCACCATACCAAGTTTTTCCAGCCGGGATCACCTGACAATGTTCCTCCTG GAACGGTTATTGATAACAAAATTTGTCACCCTCGGAACTATGATTTTTACATGTGTGCCCATGCTGGAATGATT GGTACTACCAGGCCTACTCACTACCATGTGCTGTTAGATGAGATTGGTTTCTCTCCAGATGATCTTCAGGAACTTGTTCATTCTCTTTCCTATGT GTATCAGAGGAGTACCACTGCCATCTCTGTTG TTGCTCCAATATGCTATGCTCACCTGGCTGCAACTCAGATGGGACAGTTCATGAAATTTGAGGACAAATCTGAGACCTCATCAAGCCATGGTGGACTCACTGCTGCTGGAGCTGTTCCTGTCCCTCAGTTGCCCAAATTGCAGGACAGTGTTTGTAACTCCATGTTCTTTTGTTAG
- the LOC130939300 gene encoding uncharacterized protein LOC130939300, which produces MFVKGTKRGTEPVEEYRRKAKRHFMETMFPYPLAAMKHYNDGLKEEEQYKVTDNHDDLCHFFKKLGFIRLLHFIAEPKYPKNTPNTSEDTTKHFYARMHQMPNRETHVDYCKLYEEPPECGTLITQVIPLCCETCGLKDLKALETKSMELSAEGEGEKEEYWNGYHTSTPPKIMVARRRNPEVIAEQATRRKRKR; this is translated from the exons ATGTTTGTTAAAGGCACTAAGAGAGGCACTGAACCTGTAGAAGA ATATCGCAGGAAAGCGAAAAGGCATTTTATGGAGACTATGTTTCCGTATCCATTAGCTGCAATGAAACACTACAACGATGGACTAAAAGAG GAAGAGCAATACAAGGTTACTGATAATCATGATGACCTGtgccatttttttaaaaaacttggCTTTATACGTCTACTGCACTTTATAGCTGAGCCTAAATATCCTAAAAACACGCCCAATACATCAGAGGATACCACTAAGCACTTCTATGCCAGGATGCATCAAATGCCTAATCGTGAAACTCATGTGGATTACTGTAAACTGTATGAAGAACCCCCAGAATGTG GTACCTTAATTACCCAAGTCATTCCCTTGTGCTGTGAAACTTGTGGTCTTAAGGATCTGAAAGCCCTTGAGACAAAATCAATGGAATTGAG TGCTGAAGGTGAAGGAGAAAAGGAGGAGTATTGGAA TGGTTATCACACTTCCACTCCTCCAAAAATTATGGTGGCACGCAGAAGAAACCCAGAGGTCATAGCAGAACAAGCCACcaggagaaagagaaaacgtTGA
- the LOC130939142 gene encoding uncharacterized protein LOC130939142, with protein sequence MKEAAAIPYNLRCHGRVVGDRYLRPRQVQLDYSSNKRRSRRSQRQKPCDPSSSESDEDDEPLPEGGNVEIESIRKMRINFIETTFPYPLAAMKHYNHGLKEEEQYEVTGTRGKVCRYFKKLGYIRLMHFIAEPKYTKNMPNASEDTAKHFYARVHQMPNRETHVDYCKLQEEPSPRGPFLHEVVPLCCETCGLKDLKAFESKSLELSADGEGGKEEYWNGYHTSIPPKFIVTRRNPEFIAEQAARKKKKH encoded by the exons ATGAAAGAAGCAGCAGCAATACCATACAATTTAAGATGTCATGGTCGTGTTGTTGGCGACCGCTATTTGAGGCCTAGACAAGTCCAGCTTGATTATAGCTCCAACAAACGTCGCTCCAGACGCAG CCAAAGACAAAAGCCTTGTGATCCCTCTTCATCAGAAtctgatgaagatgatgaaccCTTACCTGAAGGTGGTAACGTTGAAATAGA ATCTATAAGGAAAATGAGAATTAACTTTATTGAGACTACGTTTCCTTATCCATTAGCTGCAATGAAACACTACAACCATGGGCTAAAAGAG GAAGAGCAATACGAGGTTACTGGTACTCGTGGAAAAGTGTGCCGTTATTTCAAAAAACTTGGGTATATACGGCTAATGCACTTTATAGCTGAgcctaaatatactaaaaacatgcCCAATGCATCAGAGGATACTGCTAAGCACTTTTATGCCAGGGTTCATCAAATGCCTAATCGTGAAACTCATGTGGATTACTGTAAACTGCAAGAAGAACCCTCACCACGTG GTCCTTTTCTCCATGAAGTCGTTCCCTTGTGCTGTGAAACTTGTGGTCTTAAGGATCTGAAAGCCTTTGAGTCAAAATCATTGGAATTGAG TGCTGATGGTGAAGGAGGAAAGGAGGAGTATTGGAA TGGTTATCACACCTCCATTCCTCCAAAATTTATTGTGACACGCAGAAACCCAGAGTTCATAGCAGAACAAGCCGccaggaaaaagaaaaaacattgA